In Rhinolophus sinicus isolate RSC01 chromosome X, ASM3656204v1, whole genome shotgun sequence, a single genomic region encodes these proteins:
- the BEX4 gene encoding protein BEX4 isoform X2, with protein sequence MASKEKQTVKTLNMENVQQEKEGGEQAPIQKGEEPRHLGGAEVQKPGGNVRLGWVRRLVPNFRWAIPNRHVDHNEVGDDVEKIIVQRMKIKRRTREQQMRHHMRFQTPEPDNHYDFCLIP encoded by the coding sequence ATGGCGTCCAAAGAGAAGCAAACAGTAAAAACTCTCAACATGGAAAATGTCcaacaggagaaggaaggaggggaacaGGCCCCAATTCAGAAGGGAGAGGAACCACGCCATTTGGGAGGAGCCGAAGTCCAGAAGCCTGGAGGAAATGTTAGGCTGGGGTGGGTTAGGAGACTTGTCCCTAACTTTCGATGGGCCATACCTAACAGGCATGTTGATCACAATGAAGTGGGAGATGATGTAGAAAAGATCATAGTGCAGCGAATGAAAATCAAGAGAAGGACTAGGGAGCAGCAAATGAGACATCATATGCGCTTCCAAACTCCTGAACCTGATAATCATTATGACTTTTGCCTTATACCTTGA